In a single window of the Nitrospirota bacterium genome:
- a CDS encoding helix-turn-helix domain-containing protein → MKLITIQELAELLKVKPKTLYQWAELRQIPFLKLNGALRFDLDDIEKWLASCKKSNGSGYNQITKTVASSPRKGGN, encoded by the coding sequence ATGAAACTCATAACAATACAAGAGCTCGCCGAACTGCTCAAAGTAAAACCCAAGACTCTGTACCAGTGGGCTGAGTTAAGGCAGATCCCTTTTCTGAAGCTCAATGGAGCCTTACGCTTTGATCTTGATGATATAGAAAAATGGCTTGCCAGCTGTAAAAAGAGCAATGGTAGCGGTTATAATCAAATTACCAAAACCGTTGCCAGTAGCCCCAGGAAAGGAGGCAATTAA
- a CDS encoding ATP-binding protein, whose protein sequence is MKFYNRKNELAELTKLYDQANTSARLTVITGRRRVGKTMLALEFARKQKHLYLFVSKKSEHLLCMEYLEEIRKNFSIPVIGEIKTFKEIFMLLIEYARKERFTLIIDEFQEFYNINPSVYSDIQHLWDVNKASCRLNLICIGSVYSLMHKIFEESKEPLFGRADRILFLRPFSIRDMYAVLKDHGHTDGRTLFDCFAITGGMPKYLDILASNDVFQLDNMVDFILKDNSPFLNEGRSLLVEEFGKEYGTYFSILELIASGKTARTEIESVLEIHAGAYLAKLETDYALIAKLKPINAKPNSRLQKYRIVDNFLGFWFRFIFKNRSAVETGNFSYIREIINRDYSTYAGRILESFYQQIFAESGRYNRIGTYWERGNQNEIDLVAVNDLRKEVVFADIKLDSSRINLKALKGKALKLEDEYIGYKKEWLGLHIENIREFLK, encoded by the coding sequence ATGAAATTCTATAACCGGAAAAACGAACTGGCAGAACTGACCAAGCTTTACGATCAGGCCAACACATCTGCAAGATTGACCGTTATTACAGGACGCCGCCGGGTCGGGAAAACCATGCTTGCCCTGGAATTTGCACGGAAACAGAAACACCTCTATCTCTTTGTCTCGAAAAAGTCAGAGCATCTGCTCTGCATGGAATATCTTGAAGAGATCAGGAAAAACTTCTCCATTCCTGTAATCGGAGAAATCAAGACCTTCAAAGAGATCTTCATGCTGCTTATTGAATACGCCAGAAAGGAACGTTTCACACTGATCATTGATGAATTTCAGGAATTCTATAATATCAATCCCTCGGTCTATTCCGACATTCAGCATCTTTGGGATGTAAATAAAGCATCCTGCAGGCTCAACCTGATCTGTATCGGCTCGGTCTATTCCCTCATGCATAAGATCTTCGAGGAATCAAAAGAACCCCTTTTTGGCCGGGCCGACAGGATATTATTTCTCCGCCCCTTCTCTATCCGTGACATGTATGCTGTTCTTAAGGACCATGGCCACACAGACGGCCGGACGCTTTTCGACTGCTTTGCGATAACCGGAGGCATGCCTAAATATCTCGACATCCTTGCATCAAACGATGTCTTTCAGTTGGACAATATGGTGGACTTTATTCTTAAGGACAACTCACCTTTTCTCAATGAGGGCAGGAGCCTTCTTGTCGAAGAGTTCGGCAAGGAATACGGCACCTACTTTTCGATCCTGGAACTGATCGCCTCCGGCAAGACCGCCAGAACAGAGATTGAATCAGTGCTCGAAATACATGCTGGGGCATATCTGGCAAAGCTTGAGACCGATTACGCGCTGATCGCAAAGCTCAAACCCATAAATGCCAAACCCAACTCACGCCTTCAGAAGTATCGCATCGTAGATAACTTTTTAGGCTTCTGGTTCCGTTTCATATTCAAGAACCGCTCGGCGGTCGAGACAGGCAATTTCAGCTACATCAGAGAAATCATTAACCGGGACTATTCTACCTATGCAGGACGCATCCTTGAGAGTTTCTACCAGCAGATCTTTGCCGAGTCCGGAAGATATAACCGGATCGGCACGTACTGGGAAAGAGGAAATCAGAATGAGATTGACCTGGTAGCGGTGAATGACTTAAGAAAAGAAGTCGTCTTTGCTGATATCAAGCTTGACTCCTCCAGGATCAACCTGAAGGCTTTAAAAGGCAAGGCTTTAAAGCTGGAGGATGAATATATAGGCTATAAAAAAGAATGGCTGGGATTGCATATAGAAAATATCAGGGAGTTTCTTAAATAA
- a CDS encoding helix-turn-helix domain-containing protein, translated as MREKVTVTYSWLKEFRKKRGLSQENLAELTGWTNDKIGRIERGKQELSIDEIKLIGRALGLSGEEVVSILLQIAGVTSFDIMKFLPEAREDKRFEIETHVAGVCIEQTKQGLRILIAKRLSTRKLYPDKWECGGGQVKPGEDFEGAIKRQMREEFGIDVKPLGLIETYQIPTPELAQRIIPGLRFLCSKVNNEIIKDIKISKKEFSEYKWISEDEISSIDFINGLKNAISKGIKQFKNNISKQ; from the coding sequence ATGAGAGAAAAAGTTACCGTAACCTATAGCTGGTTAAAGGAATTCCGCAAGAAGCGAGGGTTGTCACAAGAAAATCTCGCCGAACTGACAGGCTGGACCAATGATAAAATAGGCCGGATAGAACGAGGGAAACAAGAACTTTCTATTGACGAAATCAAATTAATCGGAAGGGCATTAGGCTTATCGGGAGAAGAAGTAGTAAGCATTTTACTCCAGATCGCTGGAGTCACTAGCTTCGATATTATGAAGTTCCTGCCTGAAGCAAGGGAGGACAAGAGATTTGAAATAGAAACACATGTAGCTGGCGTTTGCATAGAGCAAACAAAACAGGGTCTTAGAATTCTAATAGCAAAAAGGCTATCGACAAGAAAATTGTATCCTGACAAATGGGAATGTGGTGGGGGTCAAGTAAAGCCAGGCGAAGATTTTGAAGGGGCGATAAAGCGTCAAATGAGAGAGGAATTCGGTATTGATGTAAAGCCATTGGGACTAATAGAGACCTATCAAATACCTACTCCGGAACTGGCGCAGCGGATAATCCCAGGACTGCGTTTTCTCTGCTCGAAGGTTAACAATGAAATAATCAAGGATATTAAAATAAGTAAGAAGGAATTTTCTGAATATAAATGGATCAGTGAGGATGAAATTAGCAGCATAGATTTTATTAATGGGCTGAAGAACGCAATCTCAAAAGGAATAAAACAGTTCAAAAACAACATTAGTAAACAGTAG
- a CDS encoding site-specific integrase translates to MGLYLRGKIYWFKINTNEGRIQRSTGTANKRLAENIYAKAKTEVVEGRWFKEQEIKSDPSFQELAEEYENWMQGRYRSNFKVYLISQLKERFRDYSLSMISVRELEKLQSEKLKAGKHQKMIDGKIQNVPNKPATINRFLAVIAHMFTKAADWKMIDRANIPKIKMLKENNKRLRYLSKEECSELIAACDPHLRPIVITALNTGMRKQEILGLKWDANVDLKHGFILLSITKNGERREIPINATLRNALQSMQRRLDVKYVFFDPISGKPYQEVKKSFATALRRAKIQDFHFHDLRHTFASQLVMAGIDLVTVKELLGHADIKMTLRYAHLAPSHKVKAVEIYDRSMSGYNLATVPTESKVATL, encoded by the coding sequence ATGGGGCTTTACCTGAGAGGTAAAATTTACTGGTTCAAGATTAACACAAATGAAGGCCGCATCCAGCGATCAACTGGAACTGCCAATAAAAGACTGGCAGAAAATATTTATGCCAAGGCCAAAACTGAGGTTGTTGAGGGCAGATGGTTCAAAGAACAGGAGATAAAATCTGATCCCTCTTTTCAGGAATTGGCAGAAGAGTATGAAAATTGGATGCAGGGCAGGTATAGATCTAATTTCAAGGTCTATTTGATCAGTCAACTCAAAGAGCGTTTTAGGGATTATAGCTTGTCGATGATAAGCGTGCGTGAGCTTGAAAAATTACAGTCAGAAAAATTGAAGGCGGGAAAACATCAGAAAATGATAGATGGAAAAATTCAAAATGTGCCAAACAAGCCGGCAACTATCAATCGATTTCTTGCTGTTATTGCTCACATGTTCACGAAGGCTGCTGACTGGAAAATGATCGACAGGGCCAATATCCCGAAAATCAAAATGCTCAAGGAAAACAACAAACGTCTTCGGTATCTCTCCAAGGAAGAGTGCTCGGAATTGATAGCAGCCTGTGATCCTCATTTAAGACCTATCGTGATTACCGCTCTCAACACAGGAATGAGAAAGCAGGAAATCCTGGGTCTAAAGTGGGATGCTAATGTTGATCTCAAGCATGGTTTTATTCTGCTATCTATCACAAAGAATGGGGAGCGCAGAGAAATTCCGATTAATGCTACGCTCAGGAATGCCTTGCAGAGTATGCAAAGAAGGCTGGATGTAAAGTATGTTTTTTTCGATCCAATAAGCGGTAAACCATATCAAGAGGTTAAGAAGAGTTTTGCAACGGCGCTACGACGGGCCAAAATTCAGGATTTCCATTTTCATGACCTTCGCCATACCTTTGCATCTCAGTTAGTCATGGCCGGTATAGACCTGGTAACAGTAAAAGAATTATTGGGTCATGCCGATATAAAAATGACTTTGCGGTATGCGCATCTCGCCCCCAGTCACAAGGTCAAGGCGGTGGAAATCTATGACCGAAGCATGTCTGGCTACAATTTGGCTACAGTGCCTACTGAATCTAAAGTTGCAACCTTGTAA